One genomic segment of Vulpes vulpes isolate BD-2025 chromosome 2, VulVul3, whole genome shotgun sequence includes these proteins:
- the TXK gene encoding tyrosine-protein kinase TXK isoform X2 — protein MICFSDNTIQSIFCCCCCCSLQKRQVRTQISLSKDEEFSEKYTPRRRLWFRELPSKKRSNRGHTQPSKRKPLPPLPLSEVTEEKIQVKALYDFVPREPCDLALKRAEEYLILEKYNPHWWKARDRLGNEGLIPSNYVTENKLTNLEIYEWYHRNITRNQAERVLRQESKEGAFIVRDSRHLGSYTISVFIKARRNMEATIKHYQIKKNDSGQWYVAERHLFPSIPELIWYHQHNAAGLMTRLRYPVGLMGSCLPATAGFSYEKWEIDPTELAFVKEIGSGQFGVVHLGEWRAHIRVAIKAISEGSMSEEDFIEEAKVMMKLSHSRLVQLYGVCIQQKPLYIVTEFMENGCLLNYLRDRRGTLTREMLLSMCQDICEGMEYLERNCFIHRDLAARNCLVSAASIVKISDFGMTRYVLDDEYISSSGAKFPIKWSPPEVFHFNKYSSKSDVWSFGVLMWEVFTEGKMPFENKSNLQVVEAISKGFRLYRPQLAPMSIYEVMYSCWHEKPKSRPTFAELLQVLTEIAETW, from the exons ATGATCTGCTTTTCAGATAACACCATCCAGTccattttctgttgctgttgctgttgttccTTGCAGAAGCG ACAAGTAAGAACACAAATAAGCCTGAGCAAAGATGaagaattttcagaaaaatacacTCCACGTCGCAGGCTATGGTTCAGGGAATTGCCAAGTAAGAAGCGA TCCAACAGAGGCCACACGCAGCCATCCAAACGCaagcctctgcctcccctcccgcTCTCCGAGGTCACCGAAGAGAAGATCCAAGTAAAGGCGCTCTATGATTTTGTGCCCAGAGAGCCATGTGATTTAGCTTTGAAGAGAGCAGAGGAGTACCTGATACTGGAGAAGTATAACCCGCACTGGTGGAAGGCGAGAGACCGTTTGGG GAATGAAGGCTTAATCCCCAGCAACTATGTCACTGAAAACAAACTAACCAATTTAGAAATATATGA GTGGTACCACAGAAACATTACCAGAAATCAAGCAGAACGTGTTTTGAGACAAGAG TCTAAAGAAGGTGCATTTATTGTCAGAGACTCAAGACATTTGGGATCCTACACAATTTCTGTGTTTATAAAAGCTAGAAG AAATATGGAGGCTACCATCAAACATTATCAGATTAAAAAGAATGACTCGGGACAGTGGTACGTGGCTGAAAGACACCTCTTTCCATCAATCCCTGAGCTAATCTGGTATCACCAGCACAATGCGGCAG gtcTCATGACCCGTCTCCGCTACCCAGTTGGACTGATGGGCAGCTGTTTGCCAGCCACAGCTGGCTTTAGCTATG AAAAGTGGGAGATAGATCCCACTGAGTTGGCTTTTGTAAAGGAGATCGGAAGTGGTCAGTTTGGGGTGGTCCATTTAGGCGAATGGCGAGCGCACATCCGGGTAGCTATCAAGGCCATCAGCGAAGGCTCCATGTCTGAGGAGGATTTCATCGAAGAGGCTAAAGTGATGAT GAAATTATCTCATTCAAGGCTAGTCCAGCTCTATGGGGTGTGCATACAGCAGAAGCCCCTGTACATTGTGACGGAGTTTATGGAGAACGGCTGCCTGCTGAACTATCTCAGAGACAGGAGGGGAACGCTTACGAGGGAGATGCTGCTGAGCATGTGCCAGGATATCTGTGAAGGGATGGAGTATCTGGAGAGGAACTGCTTTATTCATAGGGATTTA gCAGCAAGGAATTGTCTGGTCAGTGCTGCAAGTATAGTAAAAATATCGGACTTTGGAATGACGag GTACGTTTTGGATGATGAATATATCAGTTCTTCTGGAGCCAAGTTCCCAATTAAGTGGTCCCCTCCTGAAGTTTTCCATTTCAACAAGTACAGCAGCAAATCTGATGTCTGGTCATTTG GAGTTTTGATGTGGGAAgtttttacagaaggaaaaatgcCGTTTGAAAATAAGTCGAATCTGCAAGTTGTGGAAGCCATTTCCAAAGGCTTCAGGCTCTACCGTCCTCAATTGGCACCAATGTCCATATATGAAGTCATGTACAGCTGCTGGCATGAG
- the TXK gene encoding tyrosine-protein kinase TXK isoform X1: protein MCFCDWSAARELKAVWSAPCRSPAMILSTYNTIQSIFCCCCCCSLQKRQVRTQISLSKDEEFSEKYTPRRRLWFRELPSKKRSNRGHTQPSKRKPLPPLPLSEVTEEKIQVKALYDFVPREPCDLALKRAEEYLILEKYNPHWWKARDRLGNEGLIPSNYVTENKLTNLEIYEWYHRNITRNQAERVLRQESKEGAFIVRDSRHLGSYTISVFIKARRNMEATIKHYQIKKNDSGQWYVAERHLFPSIPELIWYHQHNAAGLMTRLRYPVGLMGSCLPATAGFSYEKWEIDPTELAFVKEIGSGQFGVVHLGEWRAHIRVAIKAISEGSMSEEDFIEEAKVMMKLSHSRLVQLYGVCIQQKPLYIVTEFMENGCLLNYLRDRRGTLTREMLLSMCQDICEGMEYLERNCFIHRDLAARNCLVSAASIVKISDFGMTRYVLDDEYISSSGAKFPIKWSPPEVFHFNKYSSKSDVWSFGVLMWEVFTEGKMPFENKSNLQVVEAISKGFRLYRPQLAPMSIYEVMYSCWHEKPKSRPTFAELLQVLTEIAETW, encoded by the exons ATAACACCATCCAGTccattttctgttgctgttgctgttgttccTTGCAGAAGCG ACAAGTAAGAACACAAATAAGCCTGAGCAAAGATGaagaattttcagaaaaatacacTCCACGTCGCAGGCTATGGTTCAGGGAATTGCCAAGTAAGAAGCGA TCCAACAGAGGCCACACGCAGCCATCCAAACGCaagcctctgcctcccctcccgcTCTCCGAGGTCACCGAAGAGAAGATCCAAGTAAAGGCGCTCTATGATTTTGTGCCCAGAGAGCCATGTGATTTAGCTTTGAAGAGAGCAGAGGAGTACCTGATACTGGAGAAGTATAACCCGCACTGGTGGAAGGCGAGAGACCGTTTGGG GAATGAAGGCTTAATCCCCAGCAACTATGTCACTGAAAACAAACTAACCAATTTAGAAATATATGA GTGGTACCACAGAAACATTACCAGAAATCAAGCAGAACGTGTTTTGAGACAAGAG TCTAAAGAAGGTGCATTTATTGTCAGAGACTCAAGACATTTGGGATCCTACACAATTTCTGTGTTTATAAAAGCTAGAAG AAATATGGAGGCTACCATCAAACATTATCAGATTAAAAAGAATGACTCGGGACAGTGGTACGTGGCTGAAAGACACCTCTTTCCATCAATCCCTGAGCTAATCTGGTATCACCAGCACAATGCGGCAG gtcTCATGACCCGTCTCCGCTACCCAGTTGGACTGATGGGCAGCTGTTTGCCAGCCACAGCTGGCTTTAGCTATG AAAAGTGGGAGATAGATCCCACTGAGTTGGCTTTTGTAAAGGAGATCGGAAGTGGTCAGTTTGGGGTGGTCCATTTAGGCGAATGGCGAGCGCACATCCGGGTAGCTATCAAGGCCATCAGCGAAGGCTCCATGTCTGAGGAGGATTTCATCGAAGAGGCTAAAGTGATGAT GAAATTATCTCATTCAAGGCTAGTCCAGCTCTATGGGGTGTGCATACAGCAGAAGCCCCTGTACATTGTGACGGAGTTTATGGAGAACGGCTGCCTGCTGAACTATCTCAGAGACAGGAGGGGAACGCTTACGAGGGAGATGCTGCTGAGCATGTGCCAGGATATCTGTGAAGGGATGGAGTATCTGGAGAGGAACTGCTTTATTCATAGGGATTTA gCAGCAAGGAATTGTCTGGTCAGTGCTGCAAGTATAGTAAAAATATCGGACTTTGGAATGACGag GTACGTTTTGGATGATGAATATATCAGTTCTTCTGGAGCCAAGTTCCCAATTAAGTGGTCCCCTCCTGAAGTTTTCCATTTCAACAAGTACAGCAGCAAATCTGATGTCTGGTCATTTG GAGTTTTGATGTGGGAAgtttttacagaaggaaaaatgcCGTTTGAAAATAAGTCGAATCTGCAAGTTGTGGAAGCCATTTCCAAAGGCTTCAGGCTCTACCGTCCTCAATTGGCACCAATGTCCATATATGAAGTCATGTACAGCTGCTGGCATGAG